CGTGTACGTGTTATTTTGCGTTGGAGTGATTAAAATTCCATCTTTAGGTTTTCCTGTGGAATCGATTTGAAGACCTGTAATAATTAGATTTTCGTCGGTTTCCTCAATAAATTTATTGCTTTTGAATTTATCTGCAAGATTATTAAACACTTCCTGAACCGTTGGAAATTCAGCAACAACAGCATATACTTTATAAAACAATTCAACTCCTTCGCTCGGCTCCATTGGCTCGTCTTGAACATTTACTTTTTTAGAAATAATTTTATTATTTTCTTCATAATAAAGAGTGACTGCTTCAGTGTATTTCGATTCCAGGTAATTTTTTCTTGTATCATCAATCACTTTCCCATCAATAGAAAGCTGTTTATTGAATCCGTTTTTAGAAATATCAATCGCTACAATAGCAGATTTCTTACCCTGCATATCATTGATTTCGATATTGTTATTTTTTAGTTCGAAATGAATTCTGTTAAAATAATGCATCGCAAACAAATCCCAGTCAAAACTTTTTAAGACTCCGTTTTTCCAATATCGGGTAACGAATTGCTTCTCATTTAATATATATTCCGCACCGTCGTATACTTTCCCGTCTTTATAGATTGCTTTGAGATTATATTCCTGAAATCTGTAATTATCCATATTTTTCAGATAATCATTAGAATATTGAAATTTCTGAATTCCGTTTTCAAAATAATCGACCTGCTTAAATTCACGACTATATTCGGTCTCGAAATACCCAGAATAAGGTTTTCCATTTTTAAGAATCCCTTCATAAGAATTTTGTGGTTTTTCTGAGATTATAAAAGAAAAATCTTTGATTTTTGTAAGAACTCCATTTTCATAGATTTTTTGTTTTCGGATTCTATCCTTACTATAAGTGCCTTCAAAAAAAGTTTCCTCGGTAATTTTTCCATTTTTGTAAACTGAAGCTTTGTCATCATTAACCAAAGTTCCATTATAAGGTTCGTCATTTTTATACTCTAAAGTTCCCACAACCTTTCCGTCATCGTAAAAAGTGGTCACTCCATTTAGTTTATCATTTTGAATGGTATAGGTCTTTTCTAAATTTTCCAATCGGTAACCAAATACTTTTTGTAAGCCTATTTTCTTGAAATTTTCAACGTTGATTAATTCATAATCATCAGAACGGTCATTAAGTCGCTCGATAAAAGTTCCGTTAAAAGGTTTTCCGTTTTTATAAATTCCTTTGGCAATAATTTGTTGGTCTTCATTGAGAGCAATTGCTTCACCTTCTTTTACACCGTTGATATAATTTAAATTGACCTTAAACTCGCCAACATTTGTATCAAAATTACCTAGAAAAGGCTCATCTTTTTTATAAACTCTTTTGCTTTTCAATTTTCCATTTTCATCATAAACCAATTCTTCGCCATCTCTCCAACCTTCTTTATATAAAGTTTCTGTTGCTATTTTTCCGTTTGGGAAATAGGAGAAGTTTTTTCCTGAC
The sequence above is a segment of the Chryseobacterium turcicum genome. Coding sequences within it:
- a CDS encoding toxin-antitoxin system YwqK family antitoxin; this encodes MMKKLIIISSLFFLQMFLSQSTSPIYYDSDWKVTTKTNASYYRLMPMKELGELVLLQDFYINGTPQFEGYVFKNNENAYVGDIVWYDKDGNDDNFKQYRNETKNPTLLYYHQNGKVRKSVQYKNGVKDGETIVYAVDGVVLMKGIYSKGKPESGSFERIKNNDDYDYNEKIQEVSSSDIGARNDGEDLMTVPPPPPIPQTVGVESQTMELLEPINEGGNSSKKIKNRKTVTEKIFWENSKQIAQEAIFAIDRGYFKSIEQKNYEKSGKLIQALNETHFSEYGSDIANGLDYGYYLQNNFATGIKAIIKYVNKLRSGKNFSYFPNGKIATETLYKEGWRDGEELVYDENGKLKSKRVYKKDEPFLGNFDTNVGEFKVNLNYINGVKEGEAIALNEDQQIIAKGIYKNGKPFNGTFIERLNDRSDDYELINVENFKKIGLQKVFGYRLENLEKTYTIQNDKLNGVTTFYDDGKVVGTLEYKNDEPYNGTLVNDDKASVYKNGKITEETFFEGTYSKDRIRKQKIYENGVLTKIKDFSFIISEKPQNSYEGILKNGKPYSGYFETEYSREFKQVDYFENGIQKFQYSNDYLKNMDNYRFQEYNLKAIYKDGKVYDGAEYILNEKQFVTRYWKNGVLKSFDWDLFAMHYFNRIHFELKNNNIEINDMQGKKSAIVAIDISKNGFNKQLSIDGKVIDDTRKNYLESKYTEAVTLYYEENNKIISKKVNVQDEPMEPSEGVELFYKVYAVVAEFPTVQEVFNNLADKFKSNKFIEETDENLIITGLQIDSTGKPKDGILITPTQNNTYTLQLYIGRKLMKTVEKVSFDKVKEEVRKLERID